The Rhizobium leguminosarum genome includes a region encoding these proteins:
- a CDS encoding N-acetylglucosamine kinase yields MMELAIGIDGGGTSCRAAVADRNGNVIGRGKSGPANILSDLENSLLNIVESARQALSDAGLAAETLSSVAAVVGVAGANVGDYGRRIEKALPFAEGRVVTDALIALQGALSNADGIVGAFGTGSVYNARKDGRLNGIGGWGFVVGDQASGARLGRDLLERSLFAHDGVRPASPITDAVMTEYDNDPERIVEFAHSARPKDFARYAPTVFEHAAKGDAVAVGIVTDAATAIGESLEALLWPECPSICLLGGLAEAYEPWLSERYKPLLTRPKGDALQGAVELAVKLLNNRQRGAA; encoded by the coding sequence ATGATGGAGCTTGCAATCGGCATAGACGGCGGCGGAACGAGCTGCCGGGCCGCAGTCGCGGACAGGAACGGCAATGTCATCGGCCGCGGCAAATCAGGCCCTGCCAACATCCTGTCGGATCTGGAAAACTCTCTTCTCAATATCGTCGAATCCGCCCGGCAGGCGCTAAGCGATGCCGGGCTTGCCGCTGAAACCCTTTCCTCTGTCGCAGCGGTCGTCGGCGTCGCAGGCGCCAATGTCGGCGATTACGGCAGGCGAATCGAAAAGGCCCTGCCCTTTGCCGAGGGCCGCGTCGTCACCGATGCGCTGATCGCCCTGCAGGGTGCGCTCAGCAATGCCGACGGCATCGTCGGCGCCTTCGGCACAGGCTCGGTCTATAATGCCCGCAAGGATGGCCGGCTGAACGGCATCGGCGGCTGGGGTTTCGTTGTCGGCGACCAGGCAAGCGGTGCCCGCCTGGGCCGCGACCTGCTGGAACGATCACTGTTTGCCCATGACGGCGTGCGCCCGGCATCGCCGATCACCGACGCGGTCATGACCGAATACGACAATGATCCCGAGCGCATCGTCGAATTCGCCCATTCGGCAAGACCGAAGGATTTTGCCCGTTACGCCCCCACCGTCTTCGAACATGCGGCTAAGGGCGATGCCGTGGCAGTCGGCATCGTCACGGATGCGGCAACGGCGATCGGCGAAAGTCTCGAAGCGCTGCTCTGGCCCGAATGCCCGTCGATCTGCCTGCTCGGCGGTCTTGCCGAAGCCTACGAGCCGTGGCTTTCCGAACGCTACAAGCCCCTGCTTACCAGACCGAAGGGCGATGCCCTGCAGGGCGCGGTGGAACTTGCGGTCAAGCTGCTCAACAACAGGCAGAGAGGTGCGGCATGA
- a CDS encoding ABC transporter substrate-binding protein translates to MKNTALKSLLLASSLLTSAGLVHAADVTLTVESWRNDDLQIWQEKIIPAFEAKNPGIKIVFSPTAPTEYNASLNAKLDAGSAGDIITCRPFDASLELFNKKQLADITSLPGMENFSPVAKAAWSTDDGKSTFCVPMASVIHGFIYNKDAFDKLGISVPKTQDEFYAALDKIKADGTYIPLAMGTKDLWEAATMGYQNIGPNYWKGEDGRAALIAGKQKLTDAEWVKPYEELAKWKPYLGDGFEAQTYSDSQNLFTLGRAAIYPAGSWEIALFNSQAQFKMGAFPPPVPKAGDTGYISDHPDIGVALNAKSTHAEEAKKFLSWVASPEFADIYANSLPGFFSLNSTPVKMSDPLAQEFVSWRGPYKSTVRSTYQILSRGTPNLENETWVESANVINGTDTPAVAAKKLQDGLDSWYKPAK, encoded by the coding sequence ATGAAAAACACTGCTCTGAAAAGCTTGCTGCTTGCCTCCAGTCTGCTGACTTCAGCGGGCCTCGTCCATGCCGCCGACGTCACGCTGACTGTCGAAAGCTGGCGTAACGACGACCTGCAGATCTGGCAGGAAAAGATCATCCCGGCCTTCGAAGCCAAGAACCCGGGCATCAAGATCGTCTTCTCGCCGACCGCGCCGACCGAATACAACGCCTCGCTGAACGCCAAGCTCGATGCCGGCTCCGCAGGCGATATCATCACCTGCCGTCCGTTCGATGCCTCGCTCGAACTCTTCAACAAGAAGCAGCTCGCCGACATCACCAGCCTGCCTGGCATGGAGAACTTCTCGCCGGTCGCCAAGGCTGCCTGGAGCACTGACGACGGCAAGTCGACCTTCTGCGTGCCGATGGCTTCGGTCATTCACGGGTTCATCTACAACAAGGATGCCTTCGACAAGCTCGGCATCTCCGTGCCGAAGACGCAGGACGAGTTCTACGCAGCGCTCGACAAGATCAAGGCCGACGGCACTTACATTCCGCTCGCCATGGGCACGAAGGACCTCTGGGAAGCCGCTACCATGGGCTACCAGAACATCGGCCCGAACTACTGGAAGGGTGAGGACGGCCGCGCCGCTCTGATCGCCGGCAAGCAGAAGCTGACCGATGCCGAATGGGTCAAGCCCTATGAAGAGCTTGCCAAGTGGAAGCCCTATCTCGGCGATGGCTTCGAGGCCCAGACCTACTCCGACAGCCAGAACCTGTTCACGCTCGGCCGTGCAGCGATCTATCCTGCCGGTTCGTGGGAAATCGCGCTGTTCAACAGCCAGGCCCAATTCAAGATGGGCGCCTTCCCGCCGCCGGTTCCGAAGGCAGGCGACACGGGCTACATCTCCGACCATCCGGATATCGGTGTTGCCCTGAACGCAAAGAGCACTCATGCTGAGGAAGCCAAGAAGTTCCTCAGCTGGGTCGCTTCGCCGGAGTTCGCCGATATCTACGCCAACTCGCTGCCAGGCTTCTTCAGCCTAAACTCCACCCCGGTCAAGATGTCCGATCCGCTCGCTCAGGAATTCGTTTCCTGGCGTGGCCCGTACAAGTCGACGGTGCGCTCGACCTACCAGATCCTGTCGCGTGGCACACCGAACCTCGAAAACGAGACCTGGGTCGAATCGGCCAACGTGATCAACGGCACGGATACGCCTGCGGTCGCCGCCAAGAAGCTGCAGGACGGCCTCGACAGCTGGTACAAGCCGGCCAAGTGA